In Strix uralensis isolate ZFMK-TIS-50842 chromosome 7, bStrUra1, whole genome shotgun sequence, the following proteins share a genomic window:
- the LOC141945645 gene encoding heparan sulfate glucosamine 3-O-sulfotransferase 1-like has protein sequence MAFLLVSAYLLLTHAQGAPVENGALLETLKSQVGLFSNKSEHYSAQVRPPGTSRQIPQTIIIGVRKGGTRALLEMLDIHPNIVVAATEVHFFDWDENYVKGIDWYRSLMPFSYGNQITIEKTPGYFTSPQAPERIHDMNSSIKLLLILRDPTERVISDYTQVYYNRVESHKPVQLFEDIVIKNGALNTKYKAIQRSLYDVHMEKWLKHFSLDQIHIVDGNTLIKDPLPELQKVERFLNLPSRIMSSNFYFNQTKGFYCIRSDGRERCLHESKGRPHPLVNNTVLEQLYSYFREHNAKFYQMVNHSFDWH, from the coding sequence ATGGCCTTCCTACTAGTGTCAGCTTATCTTCTGCTGACTCATGCTCAGGGTGCTCCTGTTGAGAATGGGGCACTGTTGGAAACACTGAAGTCACAAGTAGGATTATTCAGCAATAAAAGTGAACACTATTCGGCACAGGTGAGACCTCCTGGCACAAGCCGACAAATACCTCAGACAATCATCATAGGAGTTCGTAAAGGAGGGACAAGGGCTTTGCTGGAAATGTTGGATATTCATCCTAATATTGTGGTAGCAGCTACAGAAGTCCACTTCTTTGACTGGGATGAAAACTATGTGAAAGGAATAGACTGGTATAGAAGTCTGATGCCATTTTCTTACGGAAATCAAATTACAATTGAGAAAACACCAGGCTATTTTACATCACCACAGGCCCCAGAAAGAATTCATGACATGAATAGCTCCATTAAACTGCTGCTCATTCTAAGAGATCCTACTGAGAGAGTTATATCTGACTATACCCAAGTATATTACAACAGAGTTGAAAGCCACAAGCCTGTTCAGCTTTTTGAAGATATTGTTATTAAGAATGGAGCACTTAATACCAAATACAAAGCTATTCAAAGAAGTCTATATGATGTTCATATGGAAAAGTGGCTTAAGCATTTCAGTTTGGATCAGATTCACATAGTGGATGGCAATACTTTAATCAAGGACCCTCTTCCTGAGTTACAAAAAGTTGAAAGATTTCTAAATCTTCCTTCACGAATTATGtcttctaatttttattttaaccaaaCCAAGGGATTCTACTGCATTAGAAGTGATGGAAGGGAGAGATGTTTACATGAATCAAAAGGGCGCCCCCATCCTCTTGTTAACAACACTGTTTTAGAGCAACTGTATTCTTACTTCAGAGAGCACAATGCAAAATTTTACCAAATGGTTAATCATTCCTTTGACTGGCATTAA